A region of Sulfuricella denitrificans skB26 DNA encodes the following proteins:
- the nth gene encoding endonuclease III, with product MNTAKRREIFTRFRAANPKPTTELVYRTPFELLVAVVLSAQATDKSVNLATAKLFPVANTPQKMLTLGQEGLESYIKSIGLYKSKARHLIATCRLLLEQHDSEVPQNREQLEKLPGVGRKTANVILNTAFGQPTIAVDTHIFRVANRIGIAPGTTVLEVEKKLLKFIAPEFRHDAHHWLILHGRYICKARKPDCPHCLINDLCEYKEKILPL from the coding sequence ATGAATACCGCTAAACGTCGCGAAATCTTCACCCGCTTTCGCGCCGCCAACCCCAAACCCACCACTGAACTGGTCTACCGCACCCCATTCGAACTGCTAGTGGCGGTGGTGCTATCGGCCCAAGCCACGGACAAGAGTGTCAACCTCGCCACCGCCAAGCTGTTTCCGGTGGCCAATACGCCGCAAAAGATGCTCACCCTCGGCCAGGAAGGGCTGGAGTCCTACATCAAGTCCATCGGCCTGTACAAGAGCAAGGCCAGGCACCTGATCGCAACCTGCCGCCTGCTGCTGGAACAGCACGACAGCGAAGTACCGCAAAACCGGGAGCAACTGGAAAAACTGCCCGGCGTCGGACGCAAAACTGCGAATGTAATTTTGAACACCGCCTTCGGCCAGCCTACCATCGCAGTAGACACCCACATCTTCCGTGTCGCCAACCGTATCGGTATCGCGCCGGGCACGACCGTACTGGAAGTGGAAAAGAAGCTGCTCAAGTTCATCGCGCCGGAGTTCCGTCACGATGCACACCACTGGCTGATCCTGCACGGACGCTACATCTGCAAGGCGCGCAAGCCGGACTGCCCGCACTGCTTAATCAACGACCTGTGCGAATACAAAGAGAAAATCTTACCCTTATGA